From a region of the Eublepharis macularius isolate TG4126 chromosome 7, MPM_Emac_v1.0, whole genome shotgun sequence genome:
- the LOC129333394 gene encoding ethanolaminephosphotransferase 1-like isoform X1, with the protein MWHIQYVTAQQLAGFRQYQYRAVDSNPLSVYIMQPLWNRMVKLVPLWIAPNILTLTGFLMILIHLFILSVYDWHYTASGSSPGLIPTWVWGFGAFASFFAYALDSIDGKHARRTQSSSPLGELFDHGLDSWSISIFPLSLFSIYSCDNGKSGISVTTMYLSLIVLLLNFVFSHWEKYNTGVLFLPWGYDISQVVTVGMYLLTAIYGVEVWHRPLIFGYHLTDILIFFLIVCCIVLSLPQTFYNIHLAYVKKTLLKDSLYEGLLPLLSPMLLVILLTIWVVLSPCEILVKQTRLFLWMVGVVFSNVICRMIICQMTNTRSEVLHWLLIPLAVMVYTATAGFQGKLEEPILAAFTIFVTAVHVHYGVCVQCFANTRGKKEWLCSLPFPTAAESGVTTPCRSCNPVNKFSRIRKDC; encoded by the exons CTAGTGCCCTTGTGGATTGCTCCCAATATTTTAACTCTCACAGGATTTCTGATGATTTTGATTCACTTGTTTATATTATCTGTTTATGACTGGCACTACACTGCTTCAG GATCCAGTCCTGGGTTGATTCCAACATGGGTTTGGGGTTTTGGTGCTTTTGCCAGCTTTTTTGCTTACGCTTTAG ATTCCATAGATGGAAAGCATGCTCGAAGAACTCAGTCCAGTAGCCCTCTGGGAGAGCTGTTTGACCATGGACTAGATAGTTGGTCTATTTCAatttttcccctctctcttttttccataTATTCCTGTGATAATGGAAAAAGTGGAATTTCAGTGACCACCATGTATTTATCACTAATTGTTCTATTATTAAATTTTGTGTTTTCGCACTGGGAAAAATATAACACAGGAGTACTTTTTCTTCCTTGGGGATATGATATAAGCCAAGTG GTTACAGTGGGCATGTATTTGCTAACTGCTATTTATGGAGTAGAAGTTTGGCACAGGCCTTTGATATTTGGTTATCATCTCACAGATATATTAATATTTTTTCTAATAG tCTGCTGCATAGTTCTTTCCCTTCCACAGACGTTCTACAACATTCACCT AGCATATGTAAAGAAAACACTACTGAAGGATTCTTTGTATGAAGGACTGCTACCACTGCTGTCTCCTATGCTGCTCGTTATACTTCTTACAATCTGGGTAGTTTTATCACCATGTGAAATATTAGTAAAACAAACCAGACTGTTTTTATGGATGGTTGGAGTTGTGTTCTCAAATGTGATT TGCAGGATGATAATTTGCCAGATGACTAACACAAGATCCGAAGTGCTTCACTGGCTGTTGATCCCATTGGCTGTTATGGTCTACACGGCAACTGCTGGGTTTCAGGGCAAATTGGAAGAACCAATTCTTGCAGCATTTACTATCTTTGTCACAGCTGTTCATGTTCACTATGGAGTTTGTGTG CAGTGCTTTGCTAACACTAGAGGCAAGAAGGAGTGGCTttgctctctccccttccccactgcagcTGAATCAGGAGTTACTACTCCATGTAGATCCTGCAATCCTGTGAATAAATTTTCCAGAATCAGAAAGGACTGCTGA